Genomic window (Rhododendron vialii isolate Sample 1 chromosome 4a, ASM3025357v1):
CGTATATATTCGCTAAAAATGTTACTTATAACAAAAGTCAATTGCTAGAATTTTCTTAGCAGATCGAGTCTAAGAGAGTTCAATACACAAGAACTTAATTGCGATGTTTAGCAACCTTGCTCCAATTAGAAAGaatatttttcttctaaaataAGACTATcgtaaaaattataaacaattgCTAAAATATACTGCTTGTAGCCCATGATTTAGccacttttaaattttttaatattgcaTATTAGAGAGTTCAAATCGTAAGTGGTGGCTACTTTTAACATTAGACGTCTCATCTCTGCAATGTAGTGGAATTTCtataattttgaaatgaaaagttatgaatgAAATGATAAACAAAATACGTACatgaaaatgattaaaaagagagatCTAGACTAATACATGGAAGAACAATTTGTACCAAAAAATTACCTGTTCCTAAATAAGAgtcaaatattttattttgggttgttcttTAATAAGTGTTTCTTTTGTACAATTATCATTttgtcattttgaaaaattaatgggtaaaagtGAAGGGTAATTCTGAAAAGTGCaagtaaaaattgatgtgaaatgtgtaagcatattgtttctttattgagaataaattctttacactgcCGGTGTAAagatttgtttcttccaaatcaattatatcgCGCCACGTTGTAAAACAGTGGTCCTAATCAATAGAACATAGCGACGTGGTGCAATATGATTGATTTGGATAAAACAAATCTTTACACAAgtggtgtaaataatttaatttcttctttattaCTCCAGTAAGTTCAAATGACGAAGCTGGGGGTACCGAATCGAAAATTAAAGTagaggatttttttattttttattttaccaaaGTTTAGGAGAGATTTTATTAAAATCAGGAAACAGTGAAAATCAAATACATTAGATGGAGCTCCCATCCTCACAAAGTAGATGGAAAAGCCAAGTGGGGATAAAATTCCCAAGAACAGACCCCACTCCCTCTCACAGCATTCTTGGCCACAGCGTGTGCCACCGAATTGCTATCTCTTCGAACAAAgctcgtttgcaaccctacAAACTCTTGCTTGGCCTAGGCTCCCTCCGCCACTGGTTATACGAaggctcaattttttttagattctgGGAGCCTATATCAAAAAATACAGTTGTATTCAATGCACAAAAGCTAATCTAATTCTAAATCATCCGTttagaatcggaaaagtataaaaatacggGTCGATATTACCAAAAAGGTCGGCTATAATGCCACGACCAAAACTCTTAGTGCCACGACAATCAAACACACACTGACATATTTaccctcattttctctctccgtTCTTTTTTTCCCGTCTCTCTCATTCATTACAAGAAACCACAAAGAGGTGTTCCCAACCCAGATTTTTGTTTACTTTCTTTGATCTAATCACTTTCCTTAAGTCAGCAACTTTTATTTCTTGCAAATTTCATCCCTCCCTAAAAAACCCCCGATCAAGTTCTAAACATCGAGTTCATATACTTTTCCATCATTTCCCCTTCTCTAAATTCTCATCCTTTGTCTTTGGTTGCTGCCACCTAAATCCATCAGCACTACCATTGAGAAGGTTTACTATTCTTTGGTTTCGAGAGCCCTCCATCTTATTATTCAAAGGTGTTCCGAAAGTCGACCGAACTATTGACGAAATGTTATTGACTTGGTTAACGACTGGATTAGTGGCCATGACCTATGCTATGCATTGGCGATGCGGAGGGGAAGAACGAGGGGATAATGACACAGAAAATAGGACGTTGGGTGAGGACTGAGGAGGTACATGGTGATGACAGAGAAAACTCAAAACAGGGCGTGGGGTGGGGAAGGAGGTGCAAAGAGAAAGACCAAAACAGATGAAAAGCCAATACAGAGCATTCAATGTTATTGGCGAGGATAAAATTGTCAAGTAATTGTTCGTGGCATTATAGGAAGCAGTCGTGGATTTAGcattaacctaaaaaaaaaaaaataagactaTACTTTAAACAAATAAGACAGTTGCTTATtacttttttcatctttaatattttttttttgtttttttcataattttatattctttaGACTACTCTCGTCGAGATTGATGATTAATCCAACAAATATAACtcgaatctaaaaaaaattcagaaaagacgaacaaaaacacaaaacgaAAGAAAGTAATTAAGTTTATAAGAATAAAACCTCAGTCCCCTTAAGCCGATCTTGCATCCCCACACAGCAATCGACATCTCTGATTACAATGATGGATTGGTTGGTGGTGGACATGAGTGAACTCCTGAGTTCCGAGTTGGAGGACAAACTCGTTAGCTCCAAATCGTAGACATCGAATTTGAGATAGTCGGCCATGGCGGCGATCAAGCTGGATTTACCGGTACCAGGAGGGCCATACAACCAGTAACATCTCTTTCGAGCCTTGCCTACCAACTCCTTACCCGCCAAAAATCCCTTCAAGTCGTCAATTATGGCATCCTTCAACTTGGGGTCAATCTCCAATGTCTCGAACGTGGCCGGATGATCGAGATTGATTGAACCCCAACCcgctcctcttcctcctcctcctccaccacaacCGCTTTTGTTGTTGCCAAATGAACAGTTTCGGGTGTAGAGCTTAACCCCCTCCGCCTCCTTGGCTTTGGCCAAAACATAAGGCAAATACTCGTTCAGAACTCTGTCGACTTTGAACTTCGTATTGAAGCTGAGCTCGAAGTATCGGTTTTCTTCGTGCCCGGACGAGGTGACGTTTCGGTCTTGGGGCTCGGGAGATCTCCACTTGAGCTCCATATCTTCGAACTTGTCGAGTATTTCCTGGCCCTTCTCGACCTTGACGTTGAGACTACTCTGATGGGGAGTCTTACCCACTTTTAAGCGCCTGGTGCAGGGGCCCACTTTGAAGCGCTTACAGGGATTGATCTTGGTGCGCAGGTACACCTCGGCGGCATCATACATTTGGTTGCGGCTCGTGTCGTCGTGAAGCTCGTTCACTACGATCGTGATCTGGTTCCAGGTCGGTGTGATCCGGTTCCAGGTCGGCGTGATGAAGTAGTGGAGGGCCGATTCGAGGAGGGATCGCGCCGGGTTTTGTAACATGTCGTCGGTCATCGACCTGATCAGCTTCATCGTGCCCGCGAATGTGGCTATAGCGACGAACATAGTTGACGTTGCGAACGGGAAATTTGAGTCACCGTTCATAGTAGAACTTATGGAACGATCCATTGTTGATTTTAGCTTTGATTTTTCGAATTTCGGGGGACGGGCTCTGCTGTGTGTTTTTACGACTATCACCGTTTATATATACTAGAAGATTGGCACTTTTATTTGCTGTTAGTTACTCTTGAACGAACCCGAGGGAGGTGTTGTGTGGCTTGGTGTTATGCACATTCgggccgtctgttcggcaatcCAACGGTCTAGATTTCATTTtaataatgaacggctcggatgttCGAATGGTGGAGATaaagtttgaaccgttgaaTTGTCGAACGGATGATCCGAATGTGCACAACATCATATTGTGCATGGTGTCGCACACCGGCCTTTTGAACTGATCATTGACTTGTGGCTAGCCAATTAAAGATGGACCATGAAGTTAAAGAGTTAGATAATTGAAAAAGCAAACTACATTTAAGGGTTGTTCGCTGATggcttattttgctaaaaagttgttatttcttaaaatattgggataaaattaaaaaaattcattttccgattttttctcgtcgagacgaatcaataatttataaaaatttggcCAACactaacaaattcaaaaaaaaaaaaaatcaaataaggacaaaacaactTAATCTTTAATAAAGTTTAGAAGAATGAGGCCTTAATCTGTTTGTTCCTTAAAAAAGCTATCCCTCAACATATCATACCTAGGGCTGTTCCATTTTTGtggaaaaagaactttttgaaaaggaaggcaattttaagttcaaaaatcatgtgtttaagtaaataattttattatcaatatggatcttgtttgataaatcttattaagatcttttaaacggtataaaaaaaattgaaaaaatatttttcattttcattatatttgagtttgaaattacattcgtttgaaaaaaaaatacttttgggaAAAGTGGAACACCAATACATGTAAAGGAAGTTTCGCTATGTTTTCTTTAGTCGTCGACTAATTATGATTTGATGTTCAAATAAAATACTCCTACAATACTAGTATCAAATCCGTGTTATGCACGGCACGAATTCAAACGCACACGTTTTACATAAATTCACTTAAATAGGGGGTTTGGATtaaggttctgaataccgtttcggacatgATACCGGTTTTATTATTGGGAATGGTACATGCTTTGTTGTTGTACATGAGTCTAgccttgggaaaatgacggccaataacatgttttgataattaatactgtatccgccaaggacatttttagcatttgttaattctaaaaatgttaaaaatgtCCTTCATGAAtgaagtattaattatcaaaacacgtcattaaccgtcattttccctctaGCGTCTCAAAAGGCAAATGCACTGCACTTCTCATTAATCAAGGACAACTTTTTCCCCACCTACTCTATCCTTTGAGTTTGACACCTCTCCAATTCTTGAGGAATTGAAGGATCGTCCAATTCTAATCTAAAGGCTAAGAATATAATATTGAACACAATCTATTTAAAGGATTTGAGGATGAGCACACATAATTATTTGCCCCTCAGCCATTTCATCAGTACTCCATCCAttctaaaaatgattttttcttgTCCGCAAAACAacaacttaaaaataatagatttttttcgaagaaaaattcaaacttataaacaaatcaaaagatttCTGTAACGCTTCgaaattttgggaacgttagaTAGATAATTTCATTGCAAAATAAATGGCGTCTGGCttaatattacaacataatctcaaaagagtacttttattcaacaaaaggagggaaactagggtttctatctactgctccgcttctttctccattctggccagctcctcggctccaaaagcctccaaggtgtagagttcaccctgttcatttataagatttgacacattatatcggcatcgccaccaatataatatgtcagggtcacccagggtaacaccgtgagctatgaaggctcaatagaataacctaaactctctaacccttaacttacaaacaacataTCATAAAATCAACACTTCCACATAGTGCATGCTTATCtaaccaaaatagttaataatgacacatccgcatttgatattcaatcaacgttggtgtctaagatttatgagtttctcctatgcgacatctcgtaaaccgtgtctccattccacatttcataaccaatttgttatttccaaaatccgtttttaacacacccaacctcggttccgccgttccggtctcccgagtatcctcacaatggttccgccgtaccgggttc
Coding sequences:
- the LOC131324857 gene encoding AAA-ATPase At2g18193-like — translated: MDRSISSTMNGDSNFPFATSTMFVAIATFAGTMKLIRSMTDDMLQNPARSLLESALHYFITPTWNRITPTWNQITIVVNELHDDTSRNQMYDAAEVYLRTKINPCKRFKVGPCTRRLKVGKTPHQSSLNVKVEKGQEILDKFEDMELKWRSPEPQDRNVTSSGHEENRYFELSFNTKFKVDRVLNEYLPYVLAKAKEAEGVKLYTRNCSFGNNKSGCGGGGGGRGAGWGSINLDHPATFETLEIDPKLKDAIIDDLKGFLAGKELVGKARKRCYWLYGPPGTGKSSLIAAMADYLKFDVYDLELTSLSSNSELRSSLMSTTNQSIIVIRDVDCCVGMQDRLKGTEVSLSCLLSFIDGLWLSCGNERIIVFTTNNYRLDPALSYHDLMDMHIYMSYFSSEAKVAEELRKRKNADIALSGVVNLLKRKKMEAHEIEQDRTIELQVVQKKNELKVHKVKRLKLKQMRSQGSR